CGCATTTAACGCCGTCAACGCTTCAACTTCCGCAGCGGGACGAAAGAGCGGCTCGGCGGGATGCAAAACGAATTGCAAGCTACCCAGGAAGAGAATCAATGTCGTAATAAACGTCAACCCAAAAATAAACTGGCTTCCCGCTTTCGCGCTGGCAAAAAATCTTACTACGGAGAATGCAGCGTTTTTGCGCTTTGTCTGGCTTCTCTCAACGGTCTCTGCGCTCTCTATCGATGCTTTCTTATCCAGTGCAATCAGCGCCAAGATCACCCATACCACCCAGAAACCCTCTGCCAAACGACGCTGCAAATTATAAGGAAAATAAATCAAGAACGGCAGCGCCAGAGTCCAGGCAAACAGTAAAGCGCCCGATTCAGTCCATTTGCGCCAGATTTGCCGCAAGCCCAACAACGCCCAGGGGAATAATAAGCCATAAGCCGCCAGATAATGCAACGGGTGGGGTGAGAGAATTAAATTTTGCGCCGCCCATTGGCGCAACACCGGATCGAGGCTGAAAGCAACTAATGTGTACACTCCAATCGGGGCAGATATTGCGCTCACCCACATTCCGCGCCGCGCCCAATGCCACCACAAGGTCCGGTTCTGCCGCCATAATCCACGCGCACTCAAAAGCAGCCAGTGAGAGCCAATAATAACCCACGCGATAGGCACTCGCAGCGGCTGGAACAGCCCCATCGTCAACCACAACAAGCCCGCTTTCCAGGGTAGTTGCTCCGGGCGTAGATAGACGACCAGCCCCCACAACAGCATTGCGCGCGCCACCAGCAAATGTGGCAATCCTAGTAGCATCAAAAAACCAAACGCTTCCGGGGAGTAGACATCGAGCGGCAGCGACCCCAACCAAAAACCGCGCCCCATCAGAATCAGCAACCAGCCCAAACCGCCTCCAAGCGATGCCAGCGCCACGCCCCAGCGCCGCCAATATTCTTCTGCAATGAATAGCGCAATAAAATCGTATAAGGCCATAAAAAGCAGCAATCCACCCGCCCAGCGGAATAGCTGATAGAGCGCAACCAATTGCTCATGTTGGCCCGGCGCGGCGCTGAGTTTGCCTAACAATAAAAAGGGCAGATATGCCAATGCGCCGCGCTGCTCCAGAGCAGTGTACGGGGTGCGGAAAAGCCAGTCTCCCAGCGCGCCGCGCAGCATTTTGGCAATATAGCTGTTACCATCTTCAACCGCAAAGACAAAACCGCTGAAACGCCACTCAGCGCCCTGAGAAGCATATCCCAGCAGGTAGGGCAAGGTAGTCAGCGCCAGCGCGCTAAGCGCAAAGATCCACAACCAGCGAGGGTAACCGCGCAAAAATGCTATGCTCATCATACTTTCCGCGCCTCCTCATATCGAAATTTTGCCATTACCGGCAAGCCAATAGCACAAATTAGCACGCCCAGATAAACGCTCAACGGTCGATACACAAAACGCACGTTATGTTCACCCGCTTCCAATGAAACAGCGCGCAACACATCGGCGTAGGCTTCCAACTCAGCGCGCTCGCCATCGACCCAAACCTGCCAGCCGGGGTAATTCATCTCCGAGAGAATCAGCCAACCCGGGCCAACCGCACGCACTTCAATCCGGTTGGGGGTATAGGCCATAAGTTCCGTATTGGCTCGCCCATCGGCGCGGTCTATCCAGGCGGGCGGCAAAGCCAGCGCATTTTCATAGATACGCGTCTCATCAAATTGTGCAACCAGCTTCAGCCCGGCCGCCGACAGATCAAACTCAGCGGCGACATAACGCACATTCAACAAACCCAATTGTGCCGCATCAGGCATAAAGTTGGCATTGGCACGCGCCGGGGCATCAGCGACAAAGGGCGGCACAGTGATACTGTAGCCATCAGCGGGCACACCGCTGGCCTGCGCCATAAATTCGGCATAGACTCGCAATTGCAGCGGATCCACCCCATCGGCCAGCGATAAATCATAAAACGCGGCACTCTGTTGCGGCAAGCTGTACGAAGGCGAATAGATGCGAAAATCGCCCGATTGCGCCGCCAGAAATTCAGCCGCCGGGTTTGGGATAACGGCGTCGGCAGGGCGGAAACTCAGCACCGAGGCATTGACGGCACCCGTATCGAGAATCACCAAAAAGAGCAGGCCGACAGTCCAGGCCGGGGCGGGTAACCAGCTCCGAAGTCCGGCCAACACCCAAAGGGAAACCACCCAAAGCGCGCCCATCCCCCACAGGAAATTCAACGCCCATTGACCTGTCAGCCGCCCAATGCCCAGAACGAGCATCCCGCTGAAAGCGCATAACCCTGTCAGGGCGAGTACCAGCCGCCGCACCCGCGTTACATCCAAATTCCCGCGCAGAAGATGATCGACGGCATGGGCGCTCAATGCTGCGGCAGCAATCCCGCCAATGAATAACGCCCGCGGCGGGACGCGCAGCAGATCGAAGCCAGGGATACGTGCCAGTGCGGGCAACAGCGGTAAATTTTCGCCCAACGAGAAAAGCAGCGCCGCGGCAAAAACCCAGCCCCAAAATCGCCCAACACGGAATATCAGGGCAGCGAGGCCCAACACCAATGCCCCAGCCCCGAAGTAAAGCATCCACTCGTGGCTGCCACCAAAAGCAGGGAAGAGCAGGCCCAACAGACGCGCCGGAGGCAGCGATTGGGTAAAGATATCGGCGCGGGCCAAGTTGGCACGCGTGGAAAGCCGCGTGTACTCCAGCAGGGGCAAGGCCAGCGGCGCGGCAAGCATGGCAGCAACAGCGATTTGAAGCAGTGAATTTTTCAACCGCTGATAAACGCGGATGAACACAGATTTATTTTTCGGCGCGTTGACCATATTCAATGGCGCAACCCAAAACTGACTATACGCAAACCAAAGTAGTCCGGCATAGGCGGCCCAACGCGGATCTGCAAGGAAGATGAGCGCCAAAACTGGCGCGGACTGCCAGCGACGGCGCGTCAGCAGTAACCAGGGCGTCCAGGGGATAGCGTAGAGCAGGGTCAGATGACCGGCGCCGTAGTGGGCAAAGAGCTTGGGCATCGCAACAAAGGTCACTGCGCCAAGCAGCGCAGCAGGCGGTTTAATGCCTTCGGATTGCAACAGGCGCGTCATGCCCAGGCCACCCCAGAGTAAATGCACTATCACCAGAAAATTAAAGCCCAATGGCAGGGGTAAGAGAAAGGCCAGCCAGCCCGGGGGATACCACAATCCGGACAATGGATTGGCGGCAAAGGGATAGCCGCTCAAAATCTGCGGCGACCAGAGCGGAATCTGGCCGTATTCGAGCAAAGCGCGGCGAAAGAAGATGGCATTGGGGTAATGAGAAATCGTAATGTCAGAATAAAGCGCGGCGGGAGATGGGTAGGGAAAACCACTCAGGCCGGGGATAAAAAGGAATAGAGGCAATAGTAAAAACCATTTACCACGAAGCACACGAAGAAGCACAAAGAAATTTTCAAAGGGAGTTCTTTGTGAACTTTTGCGTTCCTCCTGGCGATTGGTTTTCCTGTCATTCATGGCAATGTGGTCAGGATGAAAACATCGCCAAATTGCTGCGTGGCGGATTGTGTAGGCGATAACGGGCCGAGATTTTGTTCGCGCGAGCCGTAGAAAATCACATCTACGCCACGCGCGGCAAGAAATTCTTCGCCAATTTCCCCGGCGAAAAACTGCTCAACGGCGGATTGCTCGGCGGCGGCGTTGACCGTTTCGTAGGGATGGCCGTAGATCACGCGCCTCCCGGTATAGGCCGGGATGAACGCCCCCATCTCCGGGGAGGCCAGAATCAACGCGTCGGGTGAGGTATTGGCTTCAATCCAGGCGAGGGCTTGAACTTCGTCGAAAGTAAGGTAAAAACGCGGTTCATGCGTCTGCACCCCGAAGAAGGCAATCACAATAACCAGTATATTTGTCGGGATTGCCAGCCCAAAAATCCAGCGCGTCCAGAAACGATATGACTTTTTCCCGTGCTTGGCAAGTTGTTCCAAGCCCCAGGCCGCCAGCGCAGCCCAGGGAATCCACAGCCCAAAAATGAAGCGGCGCTGAAAGCCTATCGGCAAATAGATGAGGATAATGCCAAGAACAGCCCAGACAAGAATTAAATGCGGGAAGCGAAGCAACGGATTGACTTCCTGGCGTTTCAACGTCTTGGCATTTATCCACCAACCCCCTAACGAATAAAGCAAAACCGGCGCGAAGGCGATAAAAAAATCCCACAAAGGCGGCGCAGGGTTGATATTTTGGGTGTTCCAGGCTGCAATCACCGGGTCTGTGCGCGCCACCCACAGGTAATACAAGAGCAGCGGCGAGCCAGATATGCCAACCACCAACAATCGCAGCGCGGCGCGCCAATCGGCACTGCGCGTTAGAATCCACTGAAGCAGCCAGACCGCGGCACTGATAATCAACACAACCACCAGAGCAAAGGGGCTGATCACGCTGAGCAATATCGCCGCGATTACAGCAATCGCCAGATTTTGCCAGCGCATATTTTCGTACGGCGTCAATAAGACCAGCATCAAAGCCAGGCTGATCGGGAAGTGGGGATTGGTATACGCGGCCAGAAAGGGAAACGCTTCGGACACCCAAAAATCGGAGGTAATCGCGCCAAAAGGCAACGCCAACCAGCCCAAACCAGAACCCAGCGCGGCGAGCGCGAAGGCAGCGCGACGCAAGCGTTCGTCCTCGGATGTCGGGAAAATGGCGCCGAAAAAACGCCACAACGCCCCAAGCAGGGCTAGCGCGCCGAGCAGCCGAGTTCCGTGATAGACCCCCAGAAGCGGCAGCCTTAGTACGCGCGCCAAATGCCCGAGGGTAAGATAAAACAAATTGATATACGCGCCAACTCCGGGCTGCGCGCTGTAGGCCAACTTATAAACCCAGTTCCCTTCCCAGCCCTGATACATCTTGGCGATGTAGGTGATTCCATCTAAAGGATTAATCAAAAAACCGGCAAATTGATAGGCTGCGCCGCCCGCACGCCAGGCGTAGAGATAGGGCAGCGAAATTGCAGCGATGACGATTAGAACAATCAACAACGGGAACGTGGAATGCTTGGGCGCGCGCATAACGCTATTTTAGCATCTCCCTTGCTTTCCGGCGCAACCACATCTATAATCTCAAAGACAGGTAGTTGCGTTTTCCCAAACCAAGGAACCTCCATGAGCCGTCCCAAGAATCTCTACGACCTTCAAATCATTGATAGCCAGCTTGACCAGCATCGCGCCCGTATCACCGCAATTGATAAAGCGCTTGCAGACGACAAGGCCGTTATCGCCGGACGAAAAAAAGCCCAGGCTGCACAGGGGAGTTTTGAAACCGTGCACAAAGCCTTATTGAAGGCCAAAGAAATTGTAAAAGAGCAGCGCGATAAAATTAAACAATCGAATGATTTGCTGTACGGCGGCACAGTCAGAAATCCGAAAGAGTTAGGCGATATTCAAGATGAAATCGCGGCGCTAAAGCGCCATCTGGATACGATCGAAGAGCGCCAGCTTGAAGCCATGCTCAATTTTGATGAAGCACAAGATGTGCGCGATCAAGCCAAGAATTTGCTCGATCAGGCGCTCGCCGAAGCCGAAAAACGAAATGCTGCGCTGGTAGAAGAAAAGCACCAACACCAAAACAGCATCCAGGCGCTTGAAACACAGCGTCGGGCTCAAGCCAGCCGGGCTGAACCAGCTGATCTCGAGGCATATGAAAGGATCCGCATCAAACGTGGGGGGGTCGGCGCAGCCAAAGTGCAAGATCGTACCTGCTCGGCCTGTGGATCAACGCTGGCATCAGCACTCTTCCAACAAGCGCGCTCGCCCAGCAAGATTACTCACTGCCATTCCTGCGAGCGTATTCTATATGCGGAGTGAATAAATGTTCAATTTTCTACGCACAATACGCATAGACCGGCTCTCTTTTTGGCTCGGATTCGCCGCGGCAAGTTTGCTCTGGTGGCTGATCGTCACCGTGCGGCCTCACTGGAAAGAACTCGTCCAGTTTTTTAAAAAGAAATTTCAAACTACAAAACAAGAACTCCAATCCAGCAGCCACCAGCGACTGTACAACGATACCCTCAAATATGTTCAGCAGTTGCATTTGGCAGCTCCGCTCTTCTCACTCGACGAAATTCTCATCACTCCGCGCGTACTGGCACCCCAGTTACCCGTGCGTCCGGGCGGCGAGCCACTCACCGAAGATATTGCCAGCGCAACCATCCCATGGATGCCCGAAATCCCCGAATTGGCGACGGCTTACGGCGCGCCTAGCCTGACGTTGCCAGAAGCACTGGAAGGCGGCGTTAACCTTGCTATCATTGGCCCGCCCGGGAGCGGCAAAACTACAGCGCTGGCACATCTGGCTTCGACCGTGCTGCGGGGTGAAATTCAATACCCTGACCTGCAACAGCGCACGCCCATCTTTGTTCACGCGGCCAACCTTGATATTGAAGCTACTGAGGAGCATCTCGCCGGGGCGTTGCTGCCCGCCGTATCACAATACAGCTCCACCCTGAGCCAGTCGCGCCTGCCAAAATTCCTGCAAAATACACTTGCCAGTGAGCGGGCGTTGTTGCTCATCGACGGCCTCGACGAACTCCCCCCGGCTATACTCACAGCCACCTTGCAATATATTCAGCAAATTCTTCAAGCCTATCCGAATACGAGATTTGTAGTCAGTGCAGCATCCACCAATCTTGGCATGTTACCTGCGCTGGGTTTTGTCCCTCTGTCGATGGCGGTTTGGGATGCCCGCCAGCAAGCGCAGTTTGTTCAACAATGGGGGCAACTCTGGGAGCGCCACGTCGAAAAAGAAACCGACGAGAACTACAGCCCTGTGGACCCACTGCTGCTAAATGGCTGGCTGTTGCACCGCACTTCAGCCGCCACCCCGCTAGAATTCACCTTGCAAACCTGGGCCACCTACGCCGGTGATGTGCGCGGCCCCTCGCTGAGCGACTCGCTGGAAGCATATATCCGCCGCATGTCGGTAGATATTGCCAAAGGATACGCCGCGCTGGAGCGTCTCGCCGGGCAAGCCATCCTGACGATGAAGCCCGCCTTCACCATCAACGAGGCCCAAACCTGGGCGCGCGAAGTTCTGGCCGGAATGATTGCCGATCTGCCCCGTGAGGATGAGCATCGGGATGAAGATGGCCCACCCCCAAAGGATATCACCCTACCGCGCGTGCTCCCGGACTTAAGTTCAAGTGGGTTGCTGATTTCAAGAACAGGCGACCGCCTGGGGTTTATCCACCCACTCATCCAGGGCTATCTCGCGGCCCAATTCTTCCGAAAAAGCCACGACAATAATGTCTATACGCAGAGAAAGTGGCTACTCAGAAATATTGCCATACATTT
The window above is part of the Chloroflexota bacterium genome. Proteins encoded here:
- a CDS encoding NACHT domain-containing protein, which translates into the protein MFNFLRTIRIDRLSFWLGFAAASLLWWLIVTVRPHWKELVQFFKKKFQTTKQELQSSSHQRLYNDTLKYVQQLHLAAPLFSLDEILITPRVLAPQLPVRPGGEPLTEDIASATIPWMPEIPELATAYGAPSLTLPEALEGGVNLAIIGPPGSGKTTALAHLASTVLRGEIQYPDLQQRTPIFVHAANLDIEATEEHLAGALLPAVSQYSSTLSQSRLPKFLQNTLASERALLLIDGLDELPPAILTATLQYIQQILQAYPNTRFVVSAASTNLGMLPALGFVPLSMAVWDARQQAQFVQQWGQLWERHVEKETDENYSPVDPLLLNGWLLHRTSAATPLEFTLQTWATYAGDVRGPSLSDSLEAYIRRMSVDIAKGYAALERLAGQAILTMKPAFTINEAQTWAREVLAGMIADLPREDEHRDEDGPPPKDITLPRVLPDLSSSGLLISRTGDRLGFIHPLIQGYLAAQFFRKSHDNNVYTQRKWLLRNIAIHFAAASQDIRAQVNHILTQQDDPLQYGSFIAAAWLQEIQSNQPWQRDVLAQAAAHLRNESLPLPLRGRILAALAITRDPNIASLFRHLLKAPHTTTRQLAALGSGYQRDLQAVDLLIPLVNDLSSVSRAACLALALIGTPPALEALASALLQGNEDTRRAAAEAFANHPEEGHPTLREAVQVDDILVRRAAIYGLQRVHQPWAMDILEKMQIEDAQWVVKNAATQAYEELRQGNPRVPQPLQPPESLPWLISFAAEQGSGISAGEPALQMLLKAVSTGNPDEQLAALQYLQQLGYEKIFPMIYHAYLSENDPDLQQAAYDMLWHLAAAGVELPPLMKYGLG